A single window of Montipora capricornis isolate CH-2021 chromosome 14, ASM3666992v2, whole genome shotgun sequence DNA harbors:
- the LOC138033293 gene encoding extracellular calcium-sensing receptor-like: protein MHIWALLCFLLCCIWVEITVNSQVRWRRFQEGNFILGALFPITRGHDCGIVREEGLFLVEAFVFKVEACNRGFHSSGGTIGYDIRDTCSNPKVAVREVLDMLSKNNGRSWKNCGSATKGGTNCGVIAIVGPDLSSGALGTSSILSAYGIPQISYGASSSLLDDRSIYSSFFRTCPSDKQLGSSLASLVAHFGWSCINIISSTDLFYLDVATSLKQDLENRTICVSLKKVIRNGEEILQSVFDIRARESVAVNVILGGHDLVVSLFTEVKKLGLTRQVWIGCQAWDRTLPIVERYADAIDGVFWLVPPEEDLGEFKAHASRIESNISKAYCSWLEKDSHWPAFCKSENVGRDSEGLPIVKVGFVMNAVVAIASGLKIISNCGFQKSQGLNCTIGNFSLFLARELILRSLGNEHFISNRNMDRSLNAILDWNVQYEIINMRFTEKRTLVSLGVGKWTEEQKLIINDGEIRWFGNESRVPFSECRDKCPSGFNTKYDNSTCYWNCEKCPRGTYRNNQSSCAECEKDQMPNDVQNACVNKPLTIINTGDVLTVLLLSACGLGVILTLLVIAVIVRYQDTPVVKGTNFPFTIFTLIVLFVWFLSPLLYIAKPSDESCQVRIVSLAMTYTAISSLLLTKTNRLIKIFSAKTITKNPFLGNWWHGFLTCNLMFVQLMLNVAYICFSPPKIAYNYNVMDSLVVTCGGNWRFDIASLGYNTMLSIVCLCLAYQAKNLPKTYNECRWICIAILTNFSSWSIILIIRYSSLIEEIPSLICTIVVLIVSAYSTLSLLLCPKVWLIFLRPIKNTMRATIESTRRYSLEQAGVTNSSNLAALKECPSNLLAGTESPRLHDLNHDAVFITCYPLHEEIRRHSDACLLSMNRFACSLPIIGPRQSHISSLTTVKE, encoded by the exons ATGCACATCTGGGCTCTACTGTGCTTTTTGCTTTGTTGCATATGGGTCGAAATAACTGTCAACTCTCAGGTTAGGTGGAGAAGATTCCAAGAAGGCAATTTCATCCTCGGAGCCCTGTTCCCAATCACCAGAGGCCATGACTGTGGTATCGTACGAGAAGAAGGGCTTTTCCTTGTCGAAGCTTTCGTCTTCAAGGTAGAGGCGTGTAACCGTGGCTTTCATTCTTCTGGTGGAACTATCGGCTATGATATTAGAGATACCTGCTCCAATCCTAAGGTTGCCGTGAGAGAAGTATTGGATATGCTCAGCAAAAATAATGGCCGTTCTTGGAAGAATTGCGGCTCTGCAACAAAGGGTGGTACAAACTGTGGGGTTATCGCGATTGTTGGTCCAGATCTCAGTAGTGGCGCTTTGGGGACTAGTTCGATTTTGAGTGCCTACGGAATACCACAG atcagCTACGGTGCCTCAAGTTCCCTTCTCGATGACAGGTCAATTTACAGCTCTTTTTTCCGCACTTGTCCTTCTGATAAACAGCTTGGATCATCTTTGGCAAGTCTTGTCGCTCATTTTGGATGGTCTTGTATCAATATTATTTCTTCGACTGACTTATTTTATCTTGACGTAGCGACAAGCTTAAAACAAGACCTTGAAAATCGTACCATTTGCGTCTCTTTGAAGAAGGTAATAAGAAATGGTGAAGAAATACTGCAGTCAGTGTTTGACATTCGAGCCCGTGAAAGCGTTGCCGTAAACGTTATTTTGGGTGGCCATGATCTTGTTGTTAGTCTTTTTACGGAAGTTAAGAAACTCGGTCTAACAAGACAAGTTTGGATTGGATGTCAGGCCTGGGACAGAACTTTGCCGATAGTGGAAAGGTACGCCGATGCTATCGATGGAGTTTTTTGGCTTGTACCACCCGAAGAAGACTTGGGCGAGTTCAAAGCTCACGCCAGTAGGATTGAAAGTAATATCTCAAAGGCATATTGCTCATGGCTCGAAAAGGACAGTCACTGGCCAGCTTTCTGCAAGAGTGAAAATGTTGGGCGAGATAGTGAAGGTTTACCGATAGTAAAGGTTGGATTTGTCATGAATGCAGTCGTGGCTATTGCTTCTGGGCTGAAGATCATTTCTAACTGTGGTTTTCAGAAATCGCAGGGGTTAAACTGTACGATTGGCAATTTTAGCTTGTTCCTCGCCAGAGAACTTATTTTGAGAAGCTTGGGAAATGAGCACTTTATAAGCAATCGAAACATGGATCGGTCTCTTAACGCTATCTTGGATTGGAATGTACAGTATGAAATCATTAACATGCGTTTTACGGAAAAGAGAACCTTGGTTTCCTTAGGTGTCGGAAAGTGGACAGAAGAACAAAAGCTGATCATCAATGACGGCGAGATTCGGTGGTTTGGGAACGAGTCGAGGGTCCCTTTTTCGGAATGTCGAGATAAATGTCCTTCGGGCTTTAATACAAAGTATGATAATAGCACTTGTTATTGGAACTGTGAAAAATGCCCCCGTGGGACTTACCGTAACAACCAAAGCTCTTGTGCAGAGTGTGAGAAGGATCAAATGCCAAATGATGTTCAAAACGCATGCGTGAACAAACCACTAACCATTATCAACACTGGAGACGTGCTTACAGTTCTCTTGCTGTCCGCTTGTGGCCTGGGGGTGATCTTAACGTTGCTCGTTATTGCTGTGATAGTTCGATACCAGGATACCCCGGTTGTGAAGGGCACAAATTTCCCGTTCACGATATTTACTTTGATTGTACTCTTTGTGTGGTTTCTCAGTCCCTTGCTTTACATTGCGAAACCTTCAGACGAGTCATGTCAAGTTAGAATAGTGTCACTCGCCATGACATACACAGCCATATCGTCGCTTCTATTGACGAAAACCAATCGCCTGATAAAGATTTTCTCCGCTAAAACTATCACGAAAAATCCTTTTCTCGGCAACTGGTGGCATGGATTTTTGACTTGCAATCTGATGTTTGTCCAGCTGATGTTGAATGTAGCGTATATATGTTTTTCTCCGCCGAAAATCGCTTATAATTACAATGTCATGGACTCCCTGGTCGTTACTTGTGGCGGAAATTGGCGTTTTGATATTGCCTCACTGGGATATAACACCATGTTATCAATTGTCTGTTTATGTTTGGCGTACCAGGCAAAGAATCTTCCAAAAACATACAATGAATGCAGGTGGATTTGTATTGCAATATTGACAAACTTTTCATCATGGTCGATCATCTTGATAATTCGGTACTCATCGCTCATCGAGGAGATTCCAAGCCTTATTTGTACCATTGTGGTCCTAATCGTTAGCGCATATTCAACGCTTTCTCTTCTGCTCTGTCCCAAAGTTTGGCTTATCTTTTTGCGACCCATAAAAAACACGATGCGGGCGACGATAGAAAGCACAAGACGCTATTCGTTAGAACAAGCGGGTGTGACCAATAGCTCCAACCTTGCAGCTCTGAAGGAATGTCCCAGCAATCTCCTTGCGGGGACAGAAAGCCCGAGACTGCATGACCTAAATCATGATGCCGTTTTTATAACTTGCTACCCTCTTCACGAAGAGATTCGTCGTCACAGTGATGCATGCTTGCTGTCTATGAATCGATTCGCTTGCAGTTTACCCATAATTGGACCAAGGCAGTCTCACATCTCCTCCCTTACAACTGTAAAGGAATGA
- the LOC138031232 gene encoding DDB1- and CUL4-associated factor 13-like, translated as MKVKVLSRNPADYVRENKSEIHKLHRNLDPALHPLEAPREYTRALNAVKLERVFAKPFVGSLDGHTDGVNCITRHPRSLSVLLSGSCNGEVCLWSLPRRERFRTLTAHSGFVRGLCVSPSGNTFVTVGDDKVIKQWSMDQCLDLSLATAPDPLNTIIGKNIYHGIDHHQRDTMFATCGEQVDIWNENRSNPIRSFTWGVDTIHSVKFNPIETQLLASTASDRSIILYDMRGSTALRKLVMKMRSNVVAWNPLESFVLTAANEDTNLYTFDIRHFTQPINVHMDHVSAVLDVDYSPTGQEFVSGSYDKTIRIFGRDSGRSREVYHTRRMQHVFCVRFSADSTFVLSGSDETNIRIWKANASQKLGALAPRQKAAFSYNAKLKERFQHHPQLRRIKRHRHVPKSVYKAAKEKRIMLASVRRKEENRREHSKPGTVPYVAERKKHSVAVVK; from the exons ATGAAGGTGAAAGTCTTGTCGAGGAACCCGGCAGATTATGTGCGAGAGAACAAGTCAGAAATTCACAAACTTCATCGTAATCTCGACCCAGCGTTGCACCCTTTAGAAGCTCCACGTGAATACACACGGGCGTTGAATGCGGTCAAACTCGAGCGTGTTTTCGCAAAACCGTTTGTTGGATCGCTTGATGGACACACAGATGGCGTGAATTGTATTACCAGACATCCTAGAAGTTTATCCGTGTTGTTGTCGGGTTCTTGCAACGGAGAG gTTTGCTTGTGGAGTTTACCCAGACGTGAACGGTTCCGAACCTTGACTGCTCACTCAGGGTTTGTTCGTGGGTTATGTGTCAGTCCTTCTGGAAACACATTTGTCACT GTTGGCGATGACAAAGTTATTAAACAGTGGAGTATGGATCAATGCTTGGATTTAAGCTTAGCAACAGCTCCTGATCCACTCAACACAATCATTGGCAAG aaCATCTATCATGGAATTGATCATCACCAGAGGGATACCATGTTTGCAACATGTGGGGAGCAAGTTGACATCTGGAACGAAAACAGATCCAATCCCATCCGAAGTTTCACTTGGGGCGTAGATACCATACACAGCGTCAAGTTTAACCCCATAGAG ACCCAGTTGTTAGCCAGCACCGCATCCGATCGCAGCATTATCCTGTACGATATGCGAGGCTCAACCGCTCTTCGTAAGCTTGTCATGAAGATGCGAAGCAACGTGGTGGCCTGGAATCCGCTGGAATCATTCGTCCTCACAGCAGCCAATGAAGACACGAATCTATACACATTTGACATACGTCACTTTACACAGCCAATCAACGTTCACATGGACCACGTATCAGCCGTGCTGGATGTGGACTATTCGCCCACTGGTCAGGAATTTGTAAGCGGAAGCTATGATAAAACCATAAGGATTTTCGGCCGGGACAGCGGAAGAAGCAG GGAGGTGTACCACACTCGTCGAATGCAGCACGTCTTTTGCGTTCGTTTCAGTGCGGATTCGACATTCGTGCTTTCTGGAAGCGACGAAACAAATATACG GATCTGGAAGGCAAATGCTTCGCAAAAGCTCGGAGCG CTCGCACCACGCCAAAAAGCAGCATTTAGCTACAACGCAAAACTGAAGGAACGTTTTCAACATCATCCACAGCTAAGACGAATCAAAAG GCATCGTCACGTTCCTAAATCTGTGTACAAGGcagcaaaggaaaagagaatTATGCTGGCTTCAGTCAGGAGAAA GGAAGAGAATCGCCGTGAACACAGCAAGCCAGGCACCGTACCTTACGTCGCAGAGAGAAAGAAACACTCCGTGGCTGTTGTCAAGTAA